The Megalobrama amblycephala isolate DHTTF-2021 linkage group LG13, ASM1881202v1, whole genome shotgun sequence genome contains a region encoding:
- the pik3r4 gene encoding phosphoinositide 3-kinase regulatory subunit 4 isoform X4, producing the protein MGNQLAGIAPSQILSVDSYFSDIHDYEYDKSLGSTRFFKVARAKHREGLVVVKVFAIQDPSLPLTSYKQELEELKIRLHSCQNCLPFQKATLTEKAAILFRQYVRDNLYDRISTRPFLNNVEKKWIAFQLLNAVDQAHKSGVRHGDIKTENVMVTSWNWVLLTDFASFKPTYLPEDNPADFNYFFDTSRRRTCYIAPERFVDGSMFATESDQTTPLVDLSSNSQRTRGELKQPMDIFSAGCVIAELFTEGVPLFDLSQLLAYRKGHFQTEQVLMKIEDHSIRELVAQMVQREPEKRLTAEEYLKQQRGKAFPEIFYTFLQPYMAQFAKETFQSADERVLVIRKNLENILNNLCSSGQTGKAEKQEKASQELISSKEQGLVVLVSVITSCLQTLRFCDSKLAALELILHLAGRLNVEILLDRITPYLLHFCNDSMPRVRAEAVRTLTKVLALVKEVPRNDVNIYPEYILPGIAHLAQDEATIVRLAYAENIAHLAETALRFLELVQENNLSSEQDLNGEDTEETLHPNENYDSELQALHEMVQQKVVTLLSDPENIVKQTLMENGITRLCVFFGRQKANDVLLSHMITFLNDKNDWHLRGAFFDSIVGVAAYVGWQSSSILKPLLQQGLSDAEEFVIYKALNALTCMCQLGLLQKPHIYEFVSDIAPFLCHPNLWIRYGAVGFITVVAQHLNIADVYCKLMPHLNPFITQPIIQIDKEIVLLSVLKEPVSRSIFDYALRSKDIGSLFRHLLLRQKKRNGSIPECPIPEDPAIAQLLKKLLSQGMTESEEDKLLALKDFMLKSNKAKANIIDQSHLSDGALSGVIDLGTLGITGRQVDLIKPKQESEDKRARKHTKQDSNLNEEWKSMFGSLDPPSSAATPSTVPEAGSVQPRKTTALPTIQVVQSVTGASTYQRRITTCKAELQQLVQQKREQCNAERMAKQMMESAEWESRPPLPGWHPKGLLVAHLHEHKSAVNRIRVSDEHSIFATCSNDGTVKIWDSQKMEGKTTTTRSVLTYSRIGGHVKTLTFCQGSHYLAVASDNGSIQLLAVEANKPPKSPKVQPCQTRFLDPKDEGCVVDVHHFNSGAQTVLAYATVNGFLVGWDLRSNSNAWTLRHDLRLGLITSFAVDMHQCWLCVGTSNGTMACWDMRFQLPISSHSHPARARIRRLLMHPLYQSSVIAAVQGNNEVSMWDMETGDRKFTLWASSAPPLSEMQPSPHSVHGIYCSPADGNPLLLTAGSDMRIRFWDLAYPERSYIVAGGANDSLHCPSVFYNRKIIEGTEVVQEIHSKQKSGSTEDTPRRGPESLPVGHHDIITDIATFQTTQGFIVTSSRDGIVKVWK; encoded by the exons ATGGGGAACCAGCTGGCTGGAATTGCTCCATCACAGATACTTTCAGTGGACAGTTACTTTTCTGACATCCATGATTATGAATACGACAAAAGTCTGGGCAGTACACGATTTTTCAAAGTGGCCCGGGCGAAACATAGGGAAGGATTGGTTGTGGTTAAGGTCTTTGCGATCCAGGACCCCTCTCTGCCCCTGACCAGCTACAAGCAAGAGCTAGAGGAGCTGAAAATAAGACTTCACTCCTGTCAGAACTGTCTGCCTTTTCAAAAAGCCACACTTACTGAAAAAGCAGCCATACTGTTTCGGCAGTATGTTCGAGATAACTTGTATGACCGTATCAGTACTCGGCCGTTTCTCAACAACGTGGAGAAGAAGTGGATTGCCTTCCAGCTCCTCAATGCCGTGGACCAGGCCCATAAATCTGGCGTGCGTCATGGTGACATTAAAACAGAGAATGTTATGGTGACAAGCTGGAATTGGGTGCTTCTCACAGACTTTGCTAGTTTTAAACCCACATACTTGCCTGAAGACAACCCTGCAGATTTCAACTACTTCTTCGACACATCCAGAAGGAGAACGTGCTACATTGCTCCGGAGAGGTTTGTGGATGGCAGCATGTTTGCCACCGAAAGTGACCAGACAACACCGCTTGTGGATCTCTCAAGCAATAGCCAAAGAACCAGGGGAGAACTCAAACAGCCCATGGACATCTTCTCAGCTG GTTGTGTGATTGCAGAATTGTTCACAGAGGGCGTCCCGCTCTTCGACCTCTCACAACTGCTGGCTTACCGTAAAGGACATTTCCAGACTGAACAAGTGCTGATGAAAATTGAGGATCACAGTATTAGAGAACTG GTAGCACAAATGGTGCAGCGAGAGCCGGAAAAGCGCCTGACAGCTGAAGAATACCTGAAGCAGCAGCGAGGCAAAGCTTTCCCAGAAATCTTCTACACCTTCCTTCAGCCCTACATGGCCCAGTTTGCCAAGGAGACCTTCCAGTCTGCTGACGAAAGGGTGTTGGTGATCCGTAAGAACCTGGAGAACATCCTCAATAACCTGTGCAGTAGCGGGCAGACGGGGAAGGCTGAAAAGCAGGAGAAGGCATCTCAGGAGCTTATTTCATCCAAGGAGCAAGGGTTGGTGGTGCTGGTGTCAGTGATTACATCCTGCCTGCAGACGCTGCGTTTTTGCGACTCCAAACTGGCAGCTCTGGAGCTGATCCTTCATCTGGCAGGCCGGCTAAATGTGGAGATTCTGCTGGACAGGATCACACCGTACTTGCTGCATTTCTGCAATGACTCAATGCCGCGTGTCAGGGCCGAGGCTGTTCGCACACTGACTAAAGTGCTGGCGCTAGTCAAGGAGGTTCCTCGCAATGATGTCAATATCTACCCAGAATACATTTTACCTGGGATTGCCCACTTGGCTCAAGATGAAGCCACGATTGTCAGACTTGCTTATGCAG agAACATAGCACACTTGGCTGAGACAGCACTGCGTTTTCTGGAGCTGGTGCAGGAGAATAATTTGAGCTCTGAACAAGACCTCAATGGAGAGGACACAGAAGAAACTCTTCACCCCAATGAAAACTATGATTCAG AGCTGCAGGCCTTGCATGAGATGGTTCAGCAGAAGGTGGTGACTTTACTGAGCGACCCTGAGAACATCGTCAaacagacactgatggagaacGGCATCACGCGCCTCTGCGTGTTCTTCGGCAGACAGAAAGCCAACGATGTCCTCCTCTCCCACATGATCACCTTCCTCAACGACAAGAATGACTGGCACCTCCGTGGAGCTTTCTTTGACAGCATAGTAG GTGTAGCAGCATATGTGGGCTGGCAGAGTTCCTCCATCCTCAAACCTCTTCTGCAGCAAGGCCTGAGTGACGCTGAGGAGTTTGTCATTTATAAAGCTCTCAATGCTCTCACTTGCATGTGTCAGCTGGGGCTATTGCAGAAGCCTCACATCTACGAGTTCGTCAGTGATATTG CTCCTTTCTTGTGTCACCCCAATCTGTGGATCCGCTATGGAGCCGTGGGTTTCATCACTGTTGTCGCTCAGCACTTAAACATTGCTGATGTCTACTGCAAACTTATGCCCCATCTCAACCCCTTTATCACACAGCCGATTATACAG ATCGATAAGGAGATTGTGTTGCTCAGTGTGCTGAAAGAGCCTGTTAGTCGCTCCATCTTTGACTACGCGCTGCGTTCCAAAGACATCGGAAGCCTCTTCAGACACCTGTTACTCCGCCAAAAAAAGCGCAATGGCTCCATCCCAGAATGCCCTATTCCTGAGGATCCCGCAATTGCACAGCTCCTTAAGAAACTTCTCTCACAG GGAATGACGGAATCTGAGGAGGACAAGCTCTTGGCTCTGAAAGACTTCATGCTCAAGTCCAACAAGGCCAAAGCCAACATCATAGACCAGAGCCACCTGAGTGATGGAGCCCTCAGTGGAGTCATTGATCTCGGTACACTGGGCATCACTGGCCGACAGGTGGACCTGATCAAGCCCAAGCAAGAGTCTGAAGACAAGAGAG CTCGCAAACATACGAAACAGGACTCCAACTTGAACGAAGAGTGGAAGAGCATGTTTGGTTCTCTGGACCCTCCCAGCTCGGCGGCGACTCCCTCGACG GTGCCTGAGGCCGGATCCGTGCAGCCCAGGAAAACCACAGCACTCCCTACCATTCAAGTGGTACAGTCCGTAACCGGAGCGTCTACGTACCAGCGGCGCATCACCACGTGCAAGGCTGAGCTGCAACAGCTGGTGCAGCAGAAAAGAGAGCAATGCAATGCAGAGCGCATGGCCAAACAGATGATGGAGAGCGCAGAGTGGGAGAGCAGGCCTCCGCTGCCAG GGTGGCATCCAAAAGGTCTTCTAGTGGCCCATCTCCACGAGCACAAATCCGCTGTGAACCGAATCCGAGTCTCCGACGAGCACTCCATCTTTGCTACATGCTCCAATGATGGAACTGTAAAGATCTGGGACAGCCAGAAAATGGAGGGCAAGACGACCACCACAAG GTCTGTGCTGACGTATTCTCGGATTGGAGGACACGTGAAAACACTGACCTTTTGTCAGGGGTCACATTACCTTGCTGTCGCATCGGATAATGGTTCCATCCAGCTTCTTGCAGTTGAGGCAAACAAGCCACCCAAATCACCCAAAGTCCAGCCCTGTCAGACCAG GTTCTTGGATCCAAAGGATGAGGGCTGTGTGGTGGACGTACATCACTTTAACTCGGGGGCACAGACGGTTCTAGCCTACGCCACTGTGAATGGCTTTTTGGTGGGTTGGGACCTCCGCAGCAACAGCAATGCTTGGACTCTCCGCCATGACCTGCGCCTAGGCCTCATCACTTCCTTTGCTGTGGACATGCACCAGTGTTGGCTGTGTGTGG GTACAAGTAATGGCACGATGGCATGCTGGGATATGCGGTTTCAACTACCAATTTCCAGCCACTCCCACCCAGCCCGAGCTCGAATCAGACGCTTGCTGATGCATCCACTCTACCAGTCCTCTGTCATTGCAG CTGTCCAAGGTAACAATGAGGTGTCCATGTGGGATATGGAGACTGGAGACAGGAAGTTCACCCTGTGGGCCAGCTCTGCACCTCCGCTTTCAGAGATGCAG CCCTCTCCTCACAGTGTACATGGGATATACTGCAGCCCTGCCGATGGCAACCCTCTCCTACTTACAGCAGGATCTGACATGAGAATCAG GTTTTGGGATTTGGCCTACCCTGAGAGGTCATACATCGTCGCAGGCGGTGCTAATGACTCTCTTCACTGCCCTTCTGTGTTCTACAATCGCAAGATCATAGAAGGAACAGAAGTAGTACAG GAGATCCACAGTAAGCAGAAGAGCGGATCCACTGAGGACACGCCTCGCCGTGGCCCAGAATCCCTTCCCGTGGGCCACCACGACATCATTACTGATATTGCGACTTTCCAGACCACCCAGGGCTTTATAGTCACCTCCTCTAGAGATGGCATTGTCAAAGTCTGGAAGTGA
- the pik3r4 gene encoding phosphoinositide 3-kinase regulatory subunit 4 isoform X2 has protein sequence MGNQLAGIAPSQILSVDSYFSDIHDYEYDKSLGSTRFFKVARAKHREGLVVVKVFAIQDPSLPLTSYKQELEELKIRLHSCQNCLPFQKATLTEKAAILFRQYVRDNLYDRISTRPFLNNVEKKWIAFQLLNAVDQAHKSGVRHGDIKTENVMVTSWNWVLLTDFASFKPTYLPEDNPADFNYFFDTSRRRTCYIAPERFVDGSMFATESDQTTPLVDLSSNSQRTRGELKQPMDIFSAGCVIAELFTEGVPLFDLSQLLAYRKGHFQTEQVLMKIEDHSIRELVAQMVQREPEKRLTAEEYLKQQRGKAFPEIFYTFLQPYMAQFAKETFQSADERVLVIRKNLENILNNLCSSGQTGKAEKQEKASQELISSKEQGLVVLVSVITSCLQTLRFCDSKLAALELILHLAGRLNVEILLDRITPYLLHFCNDSMPRVRAEAVRTLTKVLALVKEVPRNDVNIYPEYILPGIAHLAQDEATIVRLAYAENIAHLAETALRFLELVQENNLSSEQDLNGEDTEETLHPNENYDSELQALHEMVQQKVVTLLSDPENIVKQTLMENGITRLCVFFGRQKANDVLLSHMITFLNDKNDWHLRGAFFDSIVGVAAYVGWQSSSILKPLLQQGLSDAEEFVIYKALNALTCMCQLGLLQKPHIYEFVSDIAPFLCHPNLWIRYGAVGFITVVAQHLNIADVYCKLMPHLNPFITQPIIQIDKEIVLLSVLKEPVSRSIFDYALRSKDIGSLFRHLLLRQKKRNGSIPECPIPEDPAIAQLLKKLLSQGMTESEEDKLLALKDFMLKSNKAKANIIDQSHLSDGALSGVIDLGTLGITGRQVDLIKPKQESEDKRARKHTKQDSNLNEEWKSMFGSLDPPSSAATPSTVPNVLVPSGGGEPNGALAGERLRSESSSQTLNLPHVPSSAQVPEAGSVQPRKTTALPTIQVVQSVTGASTYQRRITTCKAELQQLVQQKREQCNAERMAKQMMESAEWESRPPLPGWHPKGLLVAHLHEHKSAVNRIRVSDEHSIFATCSNDGTVKIWDSQKMEGKTTTTRSVLTYSRIGGHVKTLTFCQGSHYLAVASDNGSIQLLAVEANKPPKSPKVQPCQTRFLDPKDEGCVVDVHHFNSGAQTVLAYATVNGFLVGWDLRSNSNAWTLRHDLRLGLITSFAVDMHQCWLCVGTSNGTMACWDMRFQLPISSHSHPARARIRRLLMHPLYQSSVIAAVQGNNEVSMWDMETGDRKFTLWASSAPPLSEMQPSPHSVHGIYCSPADGNPLLLTAGSDMRIRFWDLAYPERSYIVAGGANDSLHCPSVFYNRKIIEGTEVVQEIHSKQKSGSTEDTPRRGPESLPVGHHDIITDIATFQTTQGFIVTSSRDGIVKVWK, from the exons ATGGGGAACCAGCTGGCTGGAATTGCTCCATCACAGATACTTTCAGTGGACAGTTACTTTTCTGACATCCATGATTATGAATACGACAAAAGTCTGGGCAGTACACGATTTTTCAAAGTGGCCCGGGCGAAACATAGGGAAGGATTGGTTGTGGTTAAGGTCTTTGCGATCCAGGACCCCTCTCTGCCCCTGACCAGCTACAAGCAAGAGCTAGAGGAGCTGAAAATAAGACTTCACTCCTGTCAGAACTGTCTGCCTTTTCAAAAAGCCACACTTACTGAAAAAGCAGCCATACTGTTTCGGCAGTATGTTCGAGATAACTTGTATGACCGTATCAGTACTCGGCCGTTTCTCAACAACGTGGAGAAGAAGTGGATTGCCTTCCAGCTCCTCAATGCCGTGGACCAGGCCCATAAATCTGGCGTGCGTCATGGTGACATTAAAACAGAGAATGTTATGGTGACAAGCTGGAATTGGGTGCTTCTCACAGACTTTGCTAGTTTTAAACCCACATACTTGCCTGAAGACAACCCTGCAGATTTCAACTACTTCTTCGACACATCCAGAAGGAGAACGTGCTACATTGCTCCGGAGAGGTTTGTGGATGGCAGCATGTTTGCCACCGAAAGTGACCAGACAACACCGCTTGTGGATCTCTCAAGCAATAGCCAAAGAACCAGGGGAGAACTCAAACAGCCCATGGACATCTTCTCAGCTG GTTGTGTGATTGCAGAATTGTTCACAGAGGGCGTCCCGCTCTTCGACCTCTCACAACTGCTGGCTTACCGTAAAGGACATTTCCAGACTGAACAAGTGCTGATGAAAATTGAGGATCACAGTATTAGAGAACTG GTAGCACAAATGGTGCAGCGAGAGCCGGAAAAGCGCCTGACAGCTGAAGAATACCTGAAGCAGCAGCGAGGCAAAGCTTTCCCAGAAATCTTCTACACCTTCCTTCAGCCCTACATGGCCCAGTTTGCCAAGGAGACCTTCCAGTCTGCTGACGAAAGGGTGTTGGTGATCCGTAAGAACCTGGAGAACATCCTCAATAACCTGTGCAGTAGCGGGCAGACGGGGAAGGCTGAAAAGCAGGAGAAGGCATCTCAGGAGCTTATTTCATCCAAGGAGCAAGGGTTGGTGGTGCTGGTGTCAGTGATTACATCCTGCCTGCAGACGCTGCGTTTTTGCGACTCCAAACTGGCAGCTCTGGAGCTGATCCTTCATCTGGCAGGCCGGCTAAATGTGGAGATTCTGCTGGACAGGATCACACCGTACTTGCTGCATTTCTGCAATGACTCAATGCCGCGTGTCAGGGCCGAGGCTGTTCGCACACTGACTAAAGTGCTGGCGCTAGTCAAGGAGGTTCCTCGCAATGATGTCAATATCTACCCAGAATACATTTTACCTGGGATTGCCCACTTGGCTCAAGATGAAGCCACGATTGTCAGACTTGCTTATGCAG agAACATAGCACACTTGGCTGAGACAGCACTGCGTTTTCTGGAGCTGGTGCAGGAGAATAATTTGAGCTCTGAACAAGACCTCAATGGAGAGGACACAGAAGAAACTCTTCACCCCAATGAAAACTATGATTCAG AGCTGCAGGCCTTGCATGAGATGGTTCAGCAGAAGGTGGTGACTTTACTGAGCGACCCTGAGAACATCGTCAaacagacactgatggagaacGGCATCACGCGCCTCTGCGTGTTCTTCGGCAGACAGAAAGCCAACGATGTCCTCCTCTCCCACATGATCACCTTCCTCAACGACAAGAATGACTGGCACCTCCGTGGAGCTTTCTTTGACAGCATAGTAG GTGTAGCAGCATATGTGGGCTGGCAGAGTTCCTCCATCCTCAAACCTCTTCTGCAGCAAGGCCTGAGTGACGCTGAGGAGTTTGTCATTTATAAAGCTCTCAATGCTCTCACTTGCATGTGTCAGCTGGGGCTATTGCAGAAGCCTCACATCTACGAGTTCGTCAGTGATATTG CTCCTTTCTTGTGTCACCCCAATCTGTGGATCCGCTATGGAGCCGTGGGTTTCATCACTGTTGTCGCTCAGCACTTAAACATTGCTGATGTCTACTGCAAACTTATGCCCCATCTCAACCCCTTTATCACACAGCCGATTATACAG ATCGATAAGGAGATTGTGTTGCTCAGTGTGCTGAAAGAGCCTGTTAGTCGCTCCATCTTTGACTACGCGCTGCGTTCCAAAGACATCGGAAGCCTCTTCAGACACCTGTTACTCCGCCAAAAAAAGCGCAATGGCTCCATCCCAGAATGCCCTATTCCTGAGGATCCCGCAATTGCACAGCTCCTTAAGAAACTTCTCTCACAG GGAATGACGGAATCTGAGGAGGACAAGCTCTTGGCTCTGAAAGACTTCATGCTCAAGTCCAACAAGGCCAAAGCCAACATCATAGACCAGAGCCACCTGAGTGATGGAGCCCTCAGTGGAGTCATTGATCTCGGTACACTGGGCATCACTGGCCGACAGGTGGACCTGATCAAGCCCAAGCAAGAGTCTGAAGACAAGAGAG CTCGCAAACATACGAAACAGGACTCCAACTTGAACGAAGAGTGGAAGAGCATGTTTGGTTCTCTGGACCCTCCCAGCTCGGCGGCGACTCCCTCGACGGTACCTAATGTTCTAGTTCCGAGCGGTGGTGGGGAGCCAAATGGAGCTCTGGCTGGAGAGCGCCTGCGATCTGAGAGTTCCTCACAGACTCTTAACCTCCCTCATGTTCCATCCTCAGCCCAG GTGCCTGAGGCCGGATCCGTGCAGCCCAGGAAAACCACAGCACTCCCTACCATTCAAGTGGTACAGTCCGTAACCGGAGCGTCTACGTACCAGCGGCGCATCACCACGTGCAAGGCTGAGCTGCAACAGCTGGTGCAGCAGAAAAGAGAGCAATGCAATGCAGAGCGCATGGCCAAACAGATGATGGAGAGCGCAGAGTGGGAGAGCAGGCCTCCGCTGCCAG GGTGGCATCCAAAAGGTCTTCTAGTGGCCCATCTCCACGAGCACAAATCCGCTGTGAACCGAATCCGAGTCTCCGACGAGCACTCCATCTTTGCTACATGCTCCAATGATGGAACTGTAAAGATCTGGGACAGCCAGAAAATGGAGGGCAAGACGACCACCACAAG GTCTGTGCTGACGTATTCTCGGATTGGAGGACACGTGAAAACACTGACCTTTTGTCAGGGGTCACATTACCTTGCTGTCGCATCGGATAATGGTTCCATCCAGCTTCTTGCAGTTGAGGCAAACAAGCCACCCAAATCACCCAAAGTCCAGCCCTGTCAGACCAG GTTCTTGGATCCAAAGGATGAGGGCTGTGTGGTGGACGTACATCACTTTAACTCGGGGGCACAGACGGTTCTAGCCTACGCCACTGTGAATGGCTTTTTGGTGGGTTGGGACCTCCGCAGCAACAGCAATGCTTGGACTCTCCGCCATGACCTGCGCCTAGGCCTCATCACTTCCTTTGCTGTGGACATGCACCAGTGTTGGCTGTGTGTGG GTACAAGTAATGGCACGATGGCATGCTGGGATATGCGGTTTCAACTACCAATTTCCAGCCACTCCCACCCAGCCCGAGCTCGAATCAGACGCTTGCTGATGCATCCACTCTACCAGTCCTCTGTCATTGCAG CTGTCCAAGGTAACAATGAGGTGTCCATGTGGGATATGGAGACTGGAGACAGGAAGTTCACCCTGTGGGCCAGCTCTGCACCTCCGCTTTCAGAGATGCAG CCCTCTCCTCACAGTGTACATGGGATATACTGCAGCCCTGCCGATGGCAACCCTCTCCTACTTACAGCAGGATCTGACATGAGAATCAG GTTTTGGGATTTGGCCTACCCTGAGAGGTCATACATCGTCGCAGGCGGTGCTAATGACTCTCTTCACTGCCCTTCTGTGTTCTACAATCGCAAGATCATAGAAGGAACAGAAGTAGTACAG GAGATCCACAGTAAGCAGAAGAGCGGATCCACTGAGGACACGCCTCGCCGTGGCCCAGAATCCCTTCCCGTGGGCCACCACGACATCATTACTGATATTGCGACTTTCCAGACCACCCAGGGCTTTATAGTCACCTCCTCTAGAGATGGCATTGTCAAAGTCTGGAAGTGA